TCGTCGAGCGAGAGCCTTTCCTCGCGCCGCATCCTCCGGAGCAGGTCTCCGATCGCGATGCGGACGGCAACCTCGGGACGTGACATCCGTTCCTCCTCCCGGCGCGGGACTCGGGACGGCGCTCCCCGCCGGGTCCATCCCGGAGCATCCACCGATCCTCTCCGGCGGACACGAGGGTCGGGTCCGGCCGCCGAGCCCCCTCCTCGCAGGCGCGGAACCCAGGGGACGGCGGGAGCGTCCGGCGTTGCGGGGCGGCGTCCCGGCTCCGGGAGGTCAGGCCGTGACGACCTTCAGCGCGGCGCGCACCGCGCCGAGCTCCTCGAGGAAGGCGAAGACGCTCGGCGGGCGCCGGTTCGGATCCTTGGCGAGCACCCTGGCCAGCAGGGCGTCGAGCGCCGCCGGTACGCCGGGGCGGAGCGAGGAGGGCGGCGGGGGAGTCTCCTCGAGCTGCTGCTGGAGGATCTCGGCGACGTTCTCCGAGGTGAACGGCTCGCGGCCGGTGACCAGGAAGTACGTCAGGATCCCGAGAGCGTACAGGTCGGCCCGCTGGTCGGTCGCCTCCCCGCGGATCTGTTCCGGTGCCATGTAGGCCGGCGACCCGATGACGAGACCCTCGCGGGTCAGGTGCACGTCTCCCTGGCGCGCGATGCCGAAGTCGACCAGCCGCGGCCGGCCCTCGGCGTCGATGAGCACGTTCTCCGGTTTCACGTCGCGGTGCACGATCCCGAGTCGGTGGGCGGCGGCGAGGCCGGCCGCGACCCCCGCCGCGAGGTCGAGCGCCTGGCCGAGAGGAATCCGGCGCCTCGACGCCGCCCAGGCGCGCAGATCGACGCCGTCGATGAACTCCATCACGATGAACCGAAGGTCACGCCAGCGCTCGAACGTGTGGACCCTGACGATGTTCGGGTGGTTGATCTGCCGGGCGAGCCGGATCTCCTGGATGAACCGCTTCTCGACCGTCTCGTCGAGGGGGCCGGTGAGGACCTTCAGGGCGACCGGTTCGTCGAGCACGAGATCGCGGGCGGCGAACACGGTGCCCATGCCTCCCCGTCCCAGCTCGCGCAGGATCTCGTAGCGATTCGCCAGCAGGGTTCCGGGAAGGAGGGAGGTGCCGTGCAGCTCCTCGAGGAGCTGCTGGGCGGACCCGTAGCGGTCGAGGCGGCTCGGGGCCAGGCAGCGCGAGACGACCTTCTGCAGCAAGTCGGGCACGGGGCGATCGGGGGCCACGGGCAGCCGGGGCGGAGCCCCCCCGGATGGGTCGGGCGGGGGAGGAGGGGATCCGGCGAGCATCTCCCACGCGAGCACACCCAGCAGGTAGACGTCCGACGAGGGGTCCATGCGCTCGCCACGATTCGCTTCCGGCGGCCTGTACGGATCCGGCGCGCCCGTGCGACCCCTCTGCCGGAGGGCCAAGCCGAAATCGATCATCTTGATCTCCCAAGAAGGCGTCACGATGATCGATTCGGGCCTGAGAACGCGTGCGAGCAGCCCGAGGCCGTGGGCGTAATCGAGCGCCTCGGCCACCCTGGTGAGGACCTGCACCGCCCGCGGGGCGTCGAGCGGTCCCTCCGCTTCGAGGATCGCCCGGAGGGACCGGCCGCGCACGTGCTCCTGGACGATGAAGAGCCCCTTGTCGTCGCGGCCGGCATCGTGGATCGCGGCAATGGCGGGATGGTGCAAGCGCGCCACCCGCCGCACGTCGCCGAGCACCCGCTCGATCGCCGCATCGGTGGGGAGGCGGTCGGGACCGAATCGCCGCAGGCACACCTCCCGCTCCATCGTCGCGTCGAGAGCCAGAAAGGCCTCGCCCGGCAGTCCGAGGTCGAGCGGGCGGAGCACGGCGTACCGGCTGGGGAGGCGGCGCTCCCGTCGGTTTCCGGCGTCGCCCGGATCGACGCGGTGGAGGCGTTCGAGACGCGCCGCCGCGTCGCGGAACCGGTAGTCCCTCGCCACGACCTCCTTGAAAGCGGCCGCCGCCTGGCGCGCCCGCCCCAGCGATTCGAGCAGCGTTCCGAGCCGGTACCACGCGTCGATCCGCTCGGAGTCGTCGAGAGCGGTTCCGGGGGCGGCCAGCGCCTCCCGGTAGTGCTTGACGGCCACCGACCCCATCCCTTTCCGTTCGAACAGACGCGCCAACGCCAGCGCCGCGGCGGGCCGCTCGGGGGAGTCCGACCCGACCGCTTGGAGGATCTCGAGCGCCCGGTCCTGGGCCCCGAGGGCATCGAGCAGCCTCGCCGCCCGCACCCGCTCCCCAGCCTCGAGAAAGGCCTCGGCGGCGGCCTCGATCTCTCCCGCCGACTCCAGGCAGCGCGCCGCCTCTCCGACCTCCCCCGCCAGCCGGTACAACCGGGCCGCGGAGGCGAGATCTCCGGCTTGCTCGAACCGCTCGGCCGCCGCGATGGGATCACCCGCCGCTTCGTAGGCGGCGGCCGCCTCGACGGGACAGCCGAGCTTCTCGAAGCAGGCGGCGGCTTCGCCGGGGAGGCCCGCCTCGAGGAAGAGCGTCGCCGCCGGCCCCCACATCTCGGCCGCCGCATAGGCCCGCGCCGCCGGTTCGGCGCCGAGCCGGTCCGGGAAGGCCCGCTCCGCCACCTCCGCCGCCCGCTCGGCCTGACCGGACGCCAGCCACGCCCGGATCGCGCGCTCCGCGTCGCCGGCCCGCTCCCACGCCCGGGCGGCCTCCGCCATCTTTCCGGCCCGCTCGAGCCAACCCGCCGCACGCGCCGGCTCGCCCGCGGCGAGGAGCTGTTTCGCTCCGCGGGCGGCGAGCTCGAGGAGTTCCCGGCGGGACCCTCCGCCCAGGCCCGAGTCCCGCAGGAGCTTCTCGATCGCGCGGAGGGCGCGTTCCGGCTGGCGGGCGTCGAGAAAGAGCCGGGCGGCGCGGCGCAGATCGCCGGAGAGTTCGTACAGGCGCGCGGCCGCCGCCGGGCGTCCGCCCGCTTCCTGGATCTCGGCCGCGCGGCGCGTCTGGCCTGCGGTCACGAAGAGCCGGGCGGCCCGCTCCCGGTCACCGGCCCGGAGCGCGGCCTCGGCGGCTTCCAGGGGCAGCCCGCCCCGCTCGTAGTCCAGCGAAGCCTGCTCGAAGTCCCCCAGCTCGTCGGCGACCTGGGCGGCGAGCCGGTAGAGCCGCCCCTTGCGGTACATTCGGAGCGCCTTCTCCGGCTCGCCGGCGAGGCGGTAGAGGTCGCCGGCCGTGGCGTAGTCGCCACGAAGTCCCGCCCAGCGGGCCTTCCGCGCCGCGCGCTTCGACATGCCGTCGGTCCCGCCGGAAACATAAGT
This region of Acidobacteriota bacterium genomic DNA includes:
- a CDS encoding serine/threonine protein kinase, giving the protein MSKRAARKARWAGLRGDYATAGDLYRLAGEPEKALRMYRKGRLYRLAAQVADELGDFEQASLDYERGGLPLEAAEAALRAGDRERAARLFVTAGQTRRAAEIQEAGGRPAAAARLYELSGDLRRAARLFLDARQPERALRAIEKLLRDSGLGGGSRRELLELAARGAKQLLAAGEPARAAGWLERAGKMAEAARAWERAGDAERAIRAWLASGQAERAAEVAERAFPDRLGAEPAARAYAAAEMWGPAATLFLEAGLPGEAAACFEKLGCPVEAAAAYEAAGDPIAAAERFEQAGDLASAARLYRLAGEVGEAARCLESAGEIEAAAEAFLEAGERVRAARLLDALGAQDRALEILQAVGSDSPERPAAALALARLFERKGMGSVAVKHYREALAAPGTALDDSERIDAWYRLGTLLESLGRARQAAAAFKEVVARDYRFRDAAARLERLHRVDPGDAGNRRERRLPSRYAVLRPLDLGLPGEAFLALDATMEREVCLRRFGPDRLPTDAAIERVLGDVRRVARLHHPAIAAIHDAGRDDKGLFIVQEHVRGRSLRAILEAEGPLDAPRAVQVLTRVAEALDYAHGLGLLARVLRPESIIVTPSWEIKMIDFGLALRQRGRTGAPDPYRPPEANRGERMDPSSDVYLLGVLAWEMLAGSPPPPPDPSGGAPPRLPVAPDRPVPDLLQKVVSRCLAPSRLDRYGSAQQLLEELHGTSLLPGTLLANRYEILRELGRGGMGTVFAARDLVLDEPVALKVLTGPLDETVEKRFIQEIRLARQINHPNIVRVHTFERWRDLRFIVMEFIDGVDLRAWAASRRRIPLGQALDLAAGVAAGLAAAHRLGIVHRDVKPENVLIDAEGRPRLVDFGIARQGDVHLTREGLVIGSPAYMAPEQIRGEATDQRADLYALGILTYFLVTGREPFTSENVAEILQQQLEETPPPPSSLRPGVPAALDALLARVLAKDPNRRPPSVFAFLEELGAVRAALKVVTA